From Vigna unguiculata cultivar IT97K-499-35 chromosome 5, ASM411807v1, whole genome shotgun sequence, the proteins below share one genomic window:
- the LOC114185100 gene encoding RGG repeats nuclear RNA binding protein A-like → MATMNPFDLLGDDAEDPSQLIAAEQLKAATAAAAAAAAPKKAPVQQNKPAQLPTKPPPPAQAVRESRNEPVRGGRGGGRGGARGFGRGRGFGRDSSNDENSFPATGAPYNSGSFEEGDAGKSSERRGYGGPRAPYRGGRRGGFSNGEVGEGEEGRPRRTFDRRSGTGRGNEFKRDGAGRGNWGTQDDEITQATEEVVNETGKNLGDEKPAAEEVADGNKDNVNDTEEKEPEDKEMTLEEYEKVLEERRKAFQALKTEGRKVDTKEFESMQPLSSKKDNHDIFIKLGSEKDKRKEAFEKEEKSKKSVSITEFLKPAEGETYYSPGGRGRGRGRGTRGGFRGGVTNSAPAPSIEDPGHFPTLGGK, encoded by the exons ATGGCAACCATGAACCCATTTGATTTGTTGGGTGACGACGCAGAGGACCCTTCTCAGCTCATCGCAGCGGAGCAACTCAAGGCAGCGACAGCGGCTGCGGCGGCCGCGGCGGCTCCCAAGAAGGCGCCTGTTCAGCAAAACAAGCCGGCTCAGCTGCCCACCAAGCCTCCTCCTCCTGCTCAAGCCG TTAGGGAGTCCAGAAATGAGCCGGTTCGTGGAGGCCGTGGAGGTGGACGAGGTGGTGCTCGTGGGTTTGGACGTGGTCGTGGGTTTGGTCGGGACTCTTCCAATGATGAGAACTCATTTCCCGCCACTGGAGCTCCTTACAATTCGGGTTCTTTTGAGGAAGGAGATGCTGGAAAGTCTTCTGAAAGACGTGGTTATGGTGGACCCCGAGCTCCTTACCGTGGTGGTCGTCGTGGAGGTTTTAGCAACGGGGAAGTTGGTGAAGGTGAAGAAGGACGTCCTCGAAGAACATTTGATCGTCGCAGTGGGACGGGCCGAGG AAATGAATTTAAACGTGATGGTGCTGGACGTGGTAACTGGGGAACACAAGATGATGAAATTACTCA GGCAACGGAGGAAGTTGTGAATGAAACTGGAAAGAATTTGGGAGATGAGAAGCCTGCTGCTGAAGAAGTAGCTGATGGAAACAAGGACAATGTTAATGATACTGAAGAGAAAGAGCCTGAAGATAAG GAGATGACTCTTGAGGAATACGAGAAAGTTCTGGAAGAGAGAAGGAAGGCCTTCCAAGCACTCAAGACTGAAGGGAGAAAGGTGGACACTAAAGAGTTTGAATCCATGCAACCCTTATCAAGCAAAAAGGACAATCATGACATATTCATTAAACTG GGATCTGAAAAAGATAAGAGAAAGGAGGCTtttgagaaggaagaaaaatccAAGAAG TCTGTTAGCATCACGGAATTCCTGAAGCCTGCTGAAGGGGAAACTTATTACAGCCCTGGTGGACGTGGTAGGGGCCGTGGCCGTGGCACGCGTGGTGGTTTCCGTGGAGGTGTTACCAACAGTGCACCTGCCCCATCCATCGAAGATCCTGGGCATTTCCCAACCTTGGGTGGCAAGTGA